A stretch of Clostridia bacterium DNA encodes these proteins:
- a CDS encoding phage holin family protein, with translation MKEIWNWIQVAFAAIGGTLGWFLGGLDGFLYALIAFVVVDYITGVLRAIVEKKLSSRIGAQGIAKKVALFLVVGIGHLIDTYLLGGTGAPLRTAIIFFYIANEGISLVENATAIGLPVPAKLKDVLAQLHGKDEQK, from the coding sequence ATGAAAGAGATTTGGAACTGGATTCAGGTTGCATTTGCAGCCATTGGAGGTACGCTTGGCTGGTTTTTGGGCGGATTGGACGGCTTCCTTTATGCGCTCATCGCCTTCGTGGTCGTCGACTACATCACGGGCGTGCTTCGGGCAATTGTGGAGAAGAAACTGTCCAGCAGAATCGGAGCGCAGGGTATCGCCAAGAAGGTAGCGCTATTCCTTGTGGTCGGCATTGGTCATCTCATCGACACCTATCTGCTCGGCGGCACGGGAGCACCACTTCGGACGGCGATTATCTTCTTCTACATTGCTAACGAGGGAATTTCTCTCGTTGAGAATGCCACGGCTATTGGGTTACCCGTGCCTGCAAAGTTAAAAGATGTGCTGGCACAGCTTCATGGAAAGGATGAACAGAAATGA
- a CDS encoding glycosyl hydrolase, with protein sequence MGNTRMHQALNNYGDRYEAVGIFTFEVAITGTITETGTPISGMMPYINKWPKVRWFLTVMNHGAASIFTALRNNESGAKTKFLSELVRIMQKYPWCAGVDIDLERGGGYENKDAANILFSDIYQTVKAYNPAKLVNICLPGMTGVQGSVGGENWCVYADLDAYCDTAAIMSYGMAWAGSAPGPVSPRDWLVGVYDYAARVMNPQKIYMGLPGYGWEWQIYTNPADLGQTYRGVSLTYYAAKIWAEGGYNFTGNAPPQPMIPWLAYWDDYDQVPYMLPQVYDYAEGGDATSREAPITGETYNRRRYLTCYGKTQKAEFGTIYIDRDGEPDSYTEGVVIGNGMITLSSEMGTATYDFTVPQSGIYDIAVRICYPYWDKNGINISLDGSPVGFYENRLWWPYWRSTFWAILAKGRSLSAGEHAITVDGGVVGAQLFGFRLCSSFSEQPSAGSATFELSPRSFKDVNGNMAVPDKGFKLTTEILRRKPDSALVWYEDFRDPITLQSTYWTTLSGSWAVWRSDEYASGRVYSQLEGSGQLAWRYDGFSDIHLRARLAFPHNGSGRAGVFIGDIFCCINIDTERVELYQDSILLGSYGAAYSKTPATDIRTNPNMYLIEMRKRGNHVRVYSGNSNTLRFTSTVSPASGYCGIRSDNEIKCELLRLGDAWTYEPYEAFDVTMPNGTTENYGRIARSSVTWDSEFEVFTLTSDVEESATRSEDISMDYDFVHSAMLYIPCNADYTAKFTPRDINVWCSRVFLGDGDGFGIVYYQDVDSIVYWANEAAYRWRLRGFALWSLGQEDLRLWEALPKQS encoded by the coding sequence ATGGGAAACACCCGAATGCACCAGGCCTTGAACAATTACGGTGACCGCTATGAAGCCGTCGGCATCTTCACCTTCGAGGTGGCCATAACAGGAACGATAACCGAAACAGGAACGCCTATATCCGGCATGATGCCGTACATCAATAAATGGCCTAAAGTGCGGTGGTTTCTCACTGTAATGAACCACGGCGCAGCTTCTATCTTCACTGCTCTACGAAATAACGAAAGTGGCGCAAAGACGAAGTTTCTCTCCGAATTAGTGCGTATCATGCAGAAATATCCGTGGTGTGCCGGTGTGGATATCGACTTGGAACGCGGCGGTGGATATGAGAACAAGGATGCGGCAAATATTCTCTTCAGCGACATTTACCAAACCGTTAAAGCGTACAATCCCGCCAAGCTGGTCAATATCTGTTTGCCCGGTATGACGGGCGTCCAAGGCTCAGTCGGCGGCGAGAATTGGTGCGTTTATGCCGATCTCGATGCTTACTGTGACACGGCAGCAATTATGTCATACGGTATGGCCTGGGCAGGCAGCGCACCGGGTCCTGTCTCTCCACGGGACTGGCTTGTCGGTGTTTATGATTATGCCGCCAGAGTAATGAATCCGCAAAAGATCTATATGGGTTTACCGGGTTACGGTTGGGAGTGGCAGATATATACAAACCCTGCCGACCTCGGCCAGACGTATCGTGGCGTGTCGCTTACCTATTACGCCGCCAAAATATGGGCGGAGGGCGGCTATAACTTCACGGGTAATGCTCCTCCGCAGCCGATGATACCGTGGCTTGCCTACTGGGACGATTACGACCAAGTGCCGTATATGCTCCCTCAAGTCTACGATTATGCTGAAGGTGGCGATGCAACCAGTCGAGAAGCCCCTATAACCGGGGAAACATACAACCGCCGTCGATACTTAACTTGCTACGGCAAAACACAAAAGGCAGAGTTTGGCACAATATATATTGACCGTGACGGCGAGCCGGATAGTTACACAGAGGGCGTGGTGATCGGCAACGGCATGATTACACTCTCATCCGAAATGGGTACAGCGACCTACGATTTTACCGTTCCGCAATCGGGAATTTATGATATCGCCGTCCGTATCTGCTATCCGTATTGGGATAAGAACGGTATCAACATCTCCCTTGACGGTTCCCCGGTCGGCTTTTACGAAAACCGCCTATGGTGGCCGTATTGGAGAAGCACCTTCTGGGCGATTCTTGCCAAAGGACGCAGCTTGTCGGCAGGAGAACACGCCATCACCGTTGATGGCGGTGTGGTGGGTGCGCAGTTATTTGGCTTTCGTCTTTGCTCATCGTTTTCTGAACAGCCCTCGGCAGGTTCGGCTACCTTTGAACTCTCTCCTCGTAGCTTCAAGGACGTGAACGGGAATATGGCTGTGCCGGACAAAGGCTTCAAGCTGACCACCGAGATTTTGCGGCGAAAACCCGACTCGGCTCTGGTGTGGTATGAGGACTTCCGAGACCCCATCACGCTGCAAAGCACTTACTGGACTACACTTTCAGGCAGTTGGGCAGTCTGGCGAAGCGATGAATATGCGTCCGGCAGGGTTTATTCACAGCTCGAAGGTAGTGGCCAGCTTGCCTGGAGATATGACGGTTTCTCCGACATTCACCTTCGAGCACGGCTTGCTTTCCCTCATAACGGAAGCGGGCGCGCCGGGGTATTTATCGGCGACATCTTCTGTTGTATCAACATCGACACTGAGCGAGTGGAACTCTATCAAGACTCTATTTTGCTCGGCAGTTATGGCGCAGCTTACTCTAAAACACCTGCCACCGACATCCGCACAAACCCCAATATGTATCTCATTGAAATGAGGAAACGCGGCAACCATGTGAGGGTCTATTCCGGTAACAGTAACACCCTCCGCTTCACTTCCACGGTATCACCAGCAAGTGGTTATTGCGGAATTCGCTCGGATAATGAAATCAAGTGTGAACTGCTTCGTTTGGGCGATGCATGGACTTACGAGCCGTATGAAGCCTTTGATGTGACGATGCCAAACGGTACTACCGAAAACTACGGCAGAATCGCCCGGAGTAGCGTGACATGGGACAGTGAATTCGAGGTATTCACACTTACTTCAGATGTGGAGGAATCCGCTACCCGAAGCGAGGATATCTCTATGGACTATGACTTCGTGCATTCAGCAATGCTATACATTCCATGCAACGCTGACTACACGGCAAAATTTACGCCACGCGACATCAACGTCTGGTGTTCGAGGGTATTCCTCGGTGATGGGGATGGTTTTGGAATTGTCTACTACCAAGACGTGGACTCGATTGTCTACTGGGCAAATGAAGCGGCATACCGATGGCGGTTGCGTGGTTTTGCCCTATGGTCACTCGGTCAGGAAGACTTGCGGCTTTGGGAGGCACTCCCGAAACAGAGTTAA
- a CDS encoding N-acetylmuramoyl-L-alanine amidase, with protein MNLRKLIFTNNACYKAGRTITVKGIMVHSTGANNPNLRRYVGPDDGLLGKNQYNNHWNQDKPDGRQVCVHGFIGKLADGSIATYQTLPWNHRGWHGASGSKGSVNDTHIGFEICEDGLTDKVYFNAVYKEATELCAYLCKEYNLDPMADGVIIGHYEGHKRGIASNHADPGHWFPKHGKSMDTFRAEVKRLLTATEPSKPPTPTEPKKLYRVQVGAYAIKANADAMLKRVKAAGFTDAFIKTE; from the coding sequence ATGAATCTACGAAAATTGATATTCACAAACAACGCCTGCTACAAGGCTGGCAGGACTATTACTGTCAAAGGCATTATGGTTCACTCCACCGGCGCGAACAATCCGAATCTGCGTCGTTATGTGGGTCCGGACGATGGATTGCTTGGCAAGAATCAATATAACAACCACTGGAATCAGGACAAACCGGACGGTCGGCAGGTCTGCGTACATGGCTTTATAGGTAAACTGGCTGATGGGAGTATCGCTACCTATCAGACACTGCCGTGGAATCATCGCGGTTGGCATGGGGCTTCCGGCTCAAAAGGCTCCGTCAATGATACGCACATCGGCTTTGAAATCTGCGAGGATGGCCTGACAGACAAAGTCTATTTCAACGCAGTCTACAAGGAAGCCACCGAACTGTGTGCCTATCTCTGCAAGGAGTATAATCTCGACCCGATGGCGGATGGCGTTATTATCGGTCATTACGAGGGGCATAAACGCGGCATCGCCAGTAACCATGCCGATCCAGGTCACTGGTTTCCGAAGCACGGCAAGTCAATGGATACATTTAGAGCAGAGGTCAAAAGGCTACTCACGGCAACAGAACCTTCAAAACCTCCCACCCCAACTGAACCGAAAAAGCTATACCGTGTACAAGTCGGTGCTTACGCCATCAAAGCCAATGCTGATGCCATGCTAAAAAGGGTCAAGGCGGCGGGATTTACGGATGCTTTCATCAAAACCGAATAA